The following nucleotide sequence is from Siphonobacter curvatus.
ACTACTCCCGTTGAGTAACGTATCCCGTGACTTTTGTTAGTAAAATCCGCTTTGAAAGCCCTTAACAATTCCATTGTACGATAATTTTCTCAGCTTTACCAGCCCTTTCTTTCAACCTTGAAGGTCAGGGCTGGTCCTTTTTTCTACCTCTTATTCAAAACCTGTATGGAATACAGAACCTTAGGAAACACTGGTTTTAAAATCCCCGTCCTGAGTTTTGGTACGGCTACGTTTGGCGGCGGAACTGAGTTTTTCAAGGCCTGGGGTAATACCCAACTGGAAGAAGCCAGTCGGATGGTAAACCTTTGCCTCGACGCAGGAGTCACCCTCTTTGATACGGCTAACGTTTACTCCCGGGGCATGTCCGAGGAAATTCTAGGACAGGCCTTGTCGGGTATTCGGCATCAGGCACTGATTTCTACGAAAGCCACGTTCAAAATGGGCGATGGCCCGAACGACTTCGGCTCCTCGCGGTATCATCTAGTCAAGGCCTGCGAAGACAGTCTGCGTCGGCTGCGTACTGATTATATCGATATTTACCACATGCACGGCTTTGACGCCCATACGCCAGTAGAGGAAACGCTGCACGCGTTGAATGATCTCGTTGAAAGTGGGAAGGTTCGGTACATTGCCTGTTCCAATTTTTCGGGTTGGCATTTAATGAAATCGCTCTCCGTTTCGGAACGCTACGGCTGGTCGAAATACGTGGCTCATCAGGCCCATTATTCCCTGATCAGTCGGGAATTTGAGTGGGAACTCATGCCGCTGGGTATCGATCAGAAGATTGGCACCATCGTCTGGAGTCCGCTATCCGCCGGGCGACTGGGTGGTAAGTACCGCCGGGATAATCCCCTCCCCGCCGATAGCCGCCTTGCTCAGGGCGGTGGTGAAGGACCAACCATTCCCGATGATTTTCTATATAATCTGCTCGATGTACTCGACGAGGTAGCCGCTGAAACCGAAAAATCGGTCGCTCAGGTTGCTCTAAACTGGCTCTTACAGCGACCCACCGTTTGTAACATCGTCATCGGAGCCCGTACGCCCGAACAACTCCAGCAAAACCTGGCGTCTGTGGGTTGGAATTTGTCCCCGGAGCAAGTCAAGAAACTCGATGCTGCCAGTGATCGATATCCCGTGTATCCGTACTGGCACCAGCGAAAATCACCACAACTGAATCCATTGCCCGTATGATTCTTCCGGGACGATCCGTATCCGTTCGCGGGTACGGATCATTGCTTTTCAAAGTCCGGATACAACCCCTCAAAACCGGGATTTAGTAGATACAATAAAGCGGTTTGGCGTATTTCGCTTGCCTAACGCTACTGAAGCCCTATCTTGTCTTGGGCAAAACGGGATTCTAACCAATCTTTCTTTGGCGAATAGTAAAAAAACGAACTTTTGTACGGTTTGCTGACGAATTCCTTTCCCATTGCTTTTTTCCCAACATTCCTTTTCATCTATGATCCGTAAATTTTTACTGGGTAGTGCATTTTTACTGGCGGTCACGCTCGCTCAGGCACAAACCATTCCTTCGCCCAAAGAGCATTTCGGCTTCACGATTGGCGATGACTACCACCTGTCGAACTACACGCAAACCGAAGCGTACTTCAAAAAACTAGCCGCCTCGGATCGGGTTAAACTCGTCGACATTGGAATGACTGAAGAAGGTCGGCATCAGTATATGCTGATCGTTTCGTCGCCGGAAAACCTGAAAAAACTGGATCGGTATAAGGAAATCTCTACGAAGATGGCCCGGGCCGAAGGTCTCAGCGAAGAGCAGGCTCATGCGTTGGCGAACGAAGGAAAAGCCGTGGTCTGGATTGATGGCGGACTTCACTCAACGGAAACCGTGGGTACGATGCAACTCATCGAAACGGCCTGGAACCTCGTCAATCGGAAAGATCCCGAAACGATGCGGATTCTGGATAAAACCGTGATCCTCCTCACGCACGCCAATCCCGACGGCCATGAACTGGTGGGCAATTGGTATATGCGGGAAAAAATGCCCGAGAAACGCTCGCAAAGCGGCTTGCCCCGGCTATATCAGAAGTACGTAGGTCACGATAACAACCGCGATTTCTTCATTCAAAACATGAAAGAATCGCAGAACATTGGTCGGCAGTTGTTCGTGGAATGGATTCCGCAAATCATGTACAACCACCACCAGACGGCCCCGGCGGGTGCGGTCGTGGCGGGGCCTCCGTACCGTGATCCCTTCAACTACGTTTTTGATCCGCTGATGATTACGGGGATCGACGCCGTAGGAGCTTCGATGATTAACCGGCTGAACGTGGAAGATAAACCCGGATTTACGCGTCTCGGCGGATCGGTGTTTTCGACCTGGTACAACGGCGGTCTGCGGACAACGACGCACTTCCACAACATGATTGGTCTGCTGACGGAAATGATCGGTAACCCAACACCAGCGGAAGTCCCGTTGGTACCCAATCGTCTGATTCCGAATGGGAATACGCCTCTGCCCGTTACGCCGCAAAAATGGCACTTCAAGCAATCCATTGATTATTCGGTTTCGTTGAACTATGCCGTACTGGATTACGCTTCGCGACACGCCGATGAGCTTTTGTACAACATTTACAAAATGGGCAAAAACTCCATCGATCGGGGTAGTAAGGACTACTGGTCGCTGTTGCCCAAACGCGTAGATGCCCTGACGCAGGCGTATCAGGCCGATCAGAAAAAAGAAGGTGGTCGTTCCGAAGGTCGTTCGGAAGGCGGCGTACCGATGAAGTATTACGATAACGTTTTCAAAAACCCAACGCTTCGCGATCCCCGTGGCTTTATTATCCCCGCCGATCAGGAAGGGTTTTCAAACGCTACAACGTTTGTCAATGCTCTGATTCGCACGGGTATTCAGATTCATCAGGCTACGGCTGACTTTACAGTTGCGGGTAAGAAATACCCAGCGGGTTCATACATTGTGAAGACGGCTCAGTCGTTCCGTCCGCACGTGCTGGATATGTTTGAACCACAAGACCACCCCAATGATTTCCAGTATCCCGGTGGCCCTCCGATCCGTCCCTACGATGCAGCGGGTTGGACATTGGCCTTCCAGATGGGTATTAAATTTGATCGGATTCTGGATGGATTCGACGGTCCTTTTAAAGCTCTGCCCTACGGTGAGTTAGTTAAAGCTCCAGGTAAGCTGGCAGCTTCGGCGGCGGCGGGTTATACCCTGAGTGCGAAGGAGAACTATTCATTCATCGCCGTTAATGATTTGTTACAGGCCGGGGTTGACGTGTATCGTTTGCCACAGGGTATTTCGGGTAAAGAAGCGGGTACCTTCTTTGTTCCGGCTTCAGCCAAAGCCAAGCAGTTGCTGGACAAGTCGGTAAAAGACCTGGGAC
It contains:
- a CDS encoding M14 family metallopeptidase gives rise to the protein MIRKFLLGSAFLLAVTLAQAQTIPSPKEHFGFTIGDDYHLSNYTQTEAYFKKLAASDRVKLVDIGMTEEGRHQYMLIVSSPENLKKLDRYKEISTKMARAEGLSEEQAHALANEGKAVVWIDGGLHSTETVGTMQLIETAWNLVNRKDPETMRILDKTVILLTHANPDGHELVGNWYMREKMPEKRSQSGLPRLYQKYVGHDNNRDFFIQNMKESQNIGRQLFVEWIPQIMYNHHQTAPAGAVVAGPPYRDPFNYVFDPLMITGIDAVGASMINRLNVEDKPGFTRLGGSVFSTWYNGGLRTTTHFHNMIGLLTEMIGNPTPAEVPLVPNRLIPNGNTPLPVTPQKWHFKQSIDYSVSLNYAVLDYASRHADELLYNIYKMGKNSIDRGSKDYWSLLPKRVDALTQAYQADQKKEGGRSEGRSEGGVPMKYYDNVFKNPTLRDPRGFIIPADQEGFSNATTFVNALIRTGIQIHQATADFTVAGKKYPAGSYIVKTAQSFRPHVLDMFEPQDHPNDFQYPGGPPIRPYDAAGWTLAFQMGIKFDRILDGFDGPFKALPYGELVKAPGKLAASAAAGYTLSAKENYSFIAVNDLLQAGVDVYRLPQGISGKEAGTFFVPASAKAKQLLDKSVKDLGLDVAGVSKKPTGSLVKVSPMRIALWDTYGGSMPSGWVRWMMEQYHFPMKLLFAQEIDGGDLNKKYDVIIFVTRAIPAVRTSGAGEYGGYMMREPKADEIPAEYRSTLGRITPEKSIPQLKKFLENGGKVVTIGTSTNLAYHLDLPVKNALVEMTASGTERSLPNEKYFIPGSILQVNLDSTQQATWGMSNLSDVYFDSSPVFNLAPDAIAKGTVKPLAWFASNKPLRSGWAWGQSYLQGGVTAFEAPVGKGTLYAFGPEITFRAQAQGTFKLLFNQLYGLK
- a CDS encoding aldo/keto reductase, whose protein sequence is MEYRTLGNTGFKIPVLSFGTATFGGGTEFFKAWGNTQLEEASRMVNLCLDAGVTLFDTANVYSRGMSEEILGQALSGIRHQALISTKATFKMGDGPNDFGSSRYHLVKACEDSLRRLRTDYIDIYHMHGFDAHTPVEETLHALNDLVESGKVRYIACSNFSGWHLMKSLSVSERYGWSKYVAHQAHYSLISREFEWELMPLGIDQKIGTIVWSPLSAGRLGGKYRRDNPLPADSRLAQGGGEGPTIPDDFLYNLLDVLDEVAAETEKSVAQVALNWLLQRPTVCNIVIGARTPEQLQQNLASVGWNLSPEQVKKLDAASDRYPVYPYWHQRKSPQLNPLPV